Part of the Myxococcus xanthus genome is shown below.
AAGAGACGCCGGCGCCGCTTCCAGCCCGGCCAAGGGCAGCCCACCACGGGTTTGGCCGCCTTCAGGCTCGCACCGAGGGTGGCAAGCGCACGGCCCATGGTGGCAACTGACACCCGCGCCAGGCCCCGGCGCTCCATCTCCAGCGCGAGCAACTCTCGTGTCCACGTCGGGCGGCACCAACCCACCTCTTCGGGAGTACCCGCCAGCACGCGCGAGAGAATGGCGAGGAAGCGCTCATCCACCTTCGCCTCGCCATTGGCCGCCCTGCGGTCCACCAGGGCTTTACGCCGTCCCGTCCGGTAGCGATTGACCGCAGAGA
Proteins encoded:
- a CDS encoding helix-turn-helix domain-containing protein translates to MRRRPGIRKAPPRDKGSPRLSRLQRRSLIRWGERSGCPLTLRRCMAVVGVSRGESCRQVARALACATSTVVSAVNRYRTGRRKALVDRRAANGEAKVDERFLAILSRVLAGTPEEVGWCRPTWTRELLALEMERRGLARVSVATMGRALATLGASLKAAKPVVGCPWPGWKRRRRL